TAGGCCACAGGTCGACCGGCGTGATGGCGCTGAAGTGCCGGAAATTGCGATCGGATAACCTCGACTGAGGCTACGTCGGGCAGGGATTCGGTCATGGCGTCGGTTTCGTTCGTAGACTTCGTCGGGAAGATACGAACGAAAGCGCCGTTGGGCATGCTCTGGCGCCAGCGCCGCAGAAACGATTACGTTCCAATTGGCGACGTCAGAACCCTGCTCCCAGCCTCACCGACGCTAGGCCTACTGCTTACCCGGCCAGCGCACGGGCCTCTGCCTGGTCCCGCTCGCGCATCTTTCGCTCCAGCAGGAGCCCCATGCCCACGATTACGATCGGGTACATGAGGAACGTCATGCCCGTTTCTGTCAGAAAGCCAAAAAACGACAGAGGCGCCGGTCCCAATAGAGCGATCGCGAGGTCAATCGAAAAACTAACCGAGAAACACAGCATCCCAAAGATGACGCCCTCACGGGCGAACGCTTCTTCGGTGGACCCCAGGTACAGCAAGCTAAAGAATACGCCGCATAACCCCATGCTGAGTGGCATGACGGTATCGAAGAGTGGATGCCCCTGCTCGCGCAAAGGGTGGATGGCGGATGAAGTGATGTAGGGGATAAGCCAGCCCATGAATGCATATAGCAGGGCTTTAGGACGTGCGTGCATGGTATACCTCCAGCGCTTGTAGCGCATTTGAGAACTGATACCGATTGTGAGACGATACACTATGTCGAGACAGAGGTGCCATGGATGCTGACGCTCTACAGGTGGATTCAACAATAACACACAGAGTTGCGGGTCATTTCCAGTCAGACGTGTAGGTGTTTTTTCCCACCATTTTATGCGCCTTGTAGGGTATTTCGCCTCCTCGAAAGGTATCTTCCCCTTACATGAACACCCTCGGCAGACCCATGGCGCACACCCAGTCGACGCGCATGCAGCGCGTTCAGGATCCCATTATACCCATCGTCGCCCGTCTCATTCGAGACAACGCGGGAACGATTTCACTGGGCCAGGGAGTAGTCCATTACGGCCCGCCCCCACAGGCGCGTGAGGCGCTGGCCGGCTTCTGGGAGTCGCCCGCTAACCATCTCTACAACAGTGTGCAGGGGATGCCGGCGCTCCGGGCGCGCATCACGGAAAAGTTGGCGCATGAGAATCAGATCGTGGTGGAGGACGAGCGGCAGCTATTTGTCACCGCCGGCGGCAACATGGCGTTTATGAATGCGCTTGCTGCCATCGCCAGTGCCGGCGATGAGGTGATCCTGGTGGCGCCGTATTATTTCAACCACGAGATGGCGATCACGATGTTGGATTGCCAGCCCGTGATCGTTCCGTCCGATGAGCGCTATCAGCTGGACCTGGAACGGATCGAACAGGCCATCACCCCCCGCACCCGGGCCATCGTGACGGTTTCACCCAACAACCCCTCGGGCGCCGTGTATCCCGAGGCAGATCTTCGCGCTGTGAATGCCGTCTGCGCCCGGCGGGGCATATACCACATCAGCGACGAAGCCTACGAGTACTTTACCTTCGGAAACACGGTCCATTTTTCACCCGGTAGTGTACCCGAGGCCGGCAATCATACGATTTCGTTATTCTCCCTCTCGAAAGCCTACGGGTTCGCCGGCTGGCGCATCGGCTACATGTGCGCTCCGGCGCCACTCCATATGGCCATCGCGAAAGCACAGGACACGATGCTCATCTGCGCACCCATCGTCTGCCAGCTCGCGGCCGCTGGCGCCCTGGAAGCCGGCCGGGC
This genomic window from Rhodothermales bacterium contains:
- a CDS encoding pyridoxal phosphate-dependent aminotransferase; this encodes MAHTQSTRMQRVQDPIIPIVARLIRDNAGTISLGQGVVHYGPPPQAREALAGFWESPANHLYNSVQGMPALRARITEKLAHENQIVVEDERQLFVTAGGNMAFMNALAAIASAGDEVILVAPYYFNHEMAITMLDCQPVIVPSDERYQLDLERIEQAITPRTRAIVTVSPNNPSGAVYPEADLRAVNAVCARRGIYHISDEAYEYFTFGNTVHFSPGSVPEAGNHTISLFSLSKAYGFAGWRIGYMCAPAPLHMAIAKAQDTMLICAPIVCQLAAAGALEAGRAYCTPFIAEMGRLRDRVLNALTPLGGRVRIPSPDGAFYALLRLDTPLAPLVLVERLIREHRVAVIPGTAFGMMDGCYIRVAFGALLSETVEEGVGRLVEGLQRLI